One window of Cumulibacter manganitolerans genomic DNA carries:
- a CDS encoding integrase core domain-containing protein, translating to MKIDGPFRTADELELATLSWVHWFNENRLHSSIDYQTPLEAEQQYYRQNNPRQQPLPGELALH from the coding sequence GTGAAGATCGACGGCCCGTTCCGGACCGCCGACGAGCTCGAGCTCGCCACCCTGTCATGGGTGCACTGGTTCAACGAGAACCGGCTCCACTCCTCGATCGACTACCAGACACCCCTCGAGGCCGAGCAGCAGTACTACCGTCAGAACAACCCCCGACAGCAGCCGCTGCCGGGAGAACTCGCCCTCCACTAA
- a CDS encoding DUF4064 domain-containing protein has translation MTHPNTGSNPSQDPGFNQGYQSPSTGGQPTSGAWNAQGPATGGQPAYGQQHDAQQHDAQAPTTGAQPAYGQQYDAQAPTTGSHQAYGQPQGYEQPQGYGRPAYGQQGYPQQGYGQQGYGQQGYGQQGYGQPQYGAQQGYGQQQYGGFPAAPQAYGQATSGQRPGTATTAGVLGFIFGSFGILGYGWILIALTGATESGGQGMFGDAQSGIASAFLWIWVLGGLAAAVLVFIGAIQLMGGKTNKPIVISAIVYIAAQLCFLIAMLVGTGGQVPIGTMIVSFVVSCLFAGLVLFLAKSKDVEKWLARKTAARAAGYED, from the coding sequence ATGACGCACCCCAATACTGGTTCGAACCCCAGCCAGGACCCCGGCTTCAACCAGGGGTACCAGTCGCCGAGCACGGGCGGGCAGCCGACCAGCGGCGCCTGGAACGCGCAGGGGCCGGCGACCGGCGGCCAGCCGGCGTACGGCCAGCAGCACGACGCCCAGCAGCACGACGCCCAGGCGCCGACCACCGGCGCGCAGCCGGCCTACGGCCAGCAGTACGACGCGCAGGCGCCCACCACCGGCTCGCACCAGGCGTACGGCCAGCCGCAGGGCTACGAGCAGCCGCAGGGCTACGGCCGGCCGGCGTACGGCCAGCAGGGCTACCCGCAGCAGGGCTACGGCCAGCAGGGCTACGGGCAGCAGGGCTACGGCCAGCAGGGCTACGGCCAGCCGCAGTACGGGGCCCAGCAGGGCTACGGGCAGCAGCAGTACGGCGGCTTCCCCGCCGCGCCGCAGGCGTACGGGCAGGCCACGTCGGGCCAGCGTCCCGGGACGGCGACCACCGCCGGTGTGCTCGGCTTCATCTTCGGGAGCTTCGGCATTCTGGGGTACGGGTGGATTCTGATCGCCCTGACCGGCGCAACCGAGTCCGGCGGCCAGGGAATGTTCGGTGACGCCCAGTCGGGTATCGCGAGCGCGTTCCTGTGGATCTGGGTCCTCGGCGGCCTCGCGGCCGCGGTGCTCGTCTTCATCGGCGCCATCCAGCTGATGGGCGGCAAGACCAACAAGCCGATCGTCATCTCTGCGATCGTCTACATCGCAGCGCAGCTGTGCTTCTTGATCGCGATGCTCGTCGGCACGGGCGGTCAGGTCCCAATCGGGACGATGATCGTCTCGTTCGTCGTGTCGTGCCTGTTCGCCGGTCTGGTCCTGTTCCTGGCCAAGAGCAAGGACGTCGAGAAGTGGCTCGCCCGCAAGACCGCGGCGCGCGCTGCCGGCTACGAGGACTAG
- the hisI gene encoding phosphoribosyl-AMP cyclohydrolase: MSPQTPTERVPAERSALDPAVAARLKRDRDGLVAAVVQQHGTGEVLMMGWMDDEALHRTLTTGRATYWSRSRQEYWVKGETSGHAQHVRAVALDCDGDALLVTVDQTGPACHTGDHTCFDSGSLEVLS, translated from the coding sequence ATGTCACCGCAAACCCCCACCGAGCGCGTCCCCGCGGAACGCTCGGCCCTGGATCCCGCCGTCGCCGCGCGCCTCAAGAGGGACCGCGACGGCCTGGTCGCGGCCGTCGTCCAGCAGCACGGCACCGGCGAGGTGCTCATGATGGGCTGGATGGACGACGAGGCGCTGCATCGCACGCTGACGACCGGCCGCGCGACGTACTGGTCGCGCAGCCGCCAGGAGTACTGGGTCAAGGGCGAGACCTCGGGGCACGCCCAGCACGTGCGGGCGGTCGCGCTCGACTGTGACGGCGACGCGCTGCTGGTGACCGTCGACCAGACCGGGCCGGCGTGCCACACCGGCGATCACACCTGCTTCGACTCGGGATCGCTCGAGGTGCTTTCGTGA